A genome region from Bacteroidota bacterium includes the following:
- a CDS encoding glycosyltransferase, giving the protein MSQSLRQITKVNYPAFLEGYEIIIVDDCSKDGSYERVNEYIEPIRNRQFIKLFRHDVNSGKGRGCKNKTSTSSR; this is encoded by the coding sequence TTGTCACAAAGTCTTAGACAGATTACAAAGGTAAATTATCCGGCATTTCTGGAAGGTTATGAGATCATTATAGTCGACGACTGTTCGAAGGATGGTTCTTACGAAAGAGTCAATGAATATATTGAGCCTATCCGCAACCGACAATTTATAAAACTGTTTCGTCATGATGTTAATAGTGGCAAGGGGCGCGGCTGTAAGAACAAGACAAGCACGTCATCCAGGTGA
- a CDS encoding acyltransferase, with amino-acid sequence MKKLHCFNQLSETRTIYFPGLNGVRAIAALVVVFSHITIALEKFDLDPFIFGTLANGKLKVTLMSEFGVTMFFVLSGFLITYLLLEEKSKAKIQIRKFYMRRILRIWPLYYTYLIVALVTLIVIGIPINGTSLLEYIFFASNIPFIYARPLPLLEHYWSLGVEEQFYLFWPWIVAKAKSLKTVLIALVVFMLAGKFYFHIFHPGSIHDMSFTITRFHCMMFGAIGAILYREENSVFLSLVENKIMELISWLVIFLSCEVLSIYLL; translated from the coding sequence TTGAAAAAGCTACATTGCTTCAATCAATTGTCTGAAACGAGAACAATTTATTTTCCGGGCCTTAATGGAGTAAGAGCAATTGCTGCATTGGTTGTTGTCTTTTCTCATATAACCATAGCCCTTGAAAAGTTTGATCTGGATCCTTTTATATTTGGAACACTTGCAAACGGAAAATTAAAAGTCACATTGATGTCCGAATTCGGCGTTACAATGTTCTTTGTATTGAGCGGGTTTTTGATCACTTACCTATTGCTCGAAGAAAAAAGTAAAGCTAAGATTCAGATCAGAAAATTTTATATGAGAAGGATCTTACGGATCTGGCCTCTGTATTATACTTATCTCATTGTCGCTTTGGTCACCTTAATAGTAATTGGAATTCCAATCAATGGAACTTCGCTTTTAGAATATATTTTCTTTGCTTCTAATATTCCATTTATTTATGCTCGTCCGCTACCGTTGCTTGAACATTACTGGTCACTCGGAGTCGAAGAACAATTCTACTTATTCTGGCCATGGATCGTCGCAAAAGCGAAATCACTTAAAACTGTGTTGATAGCATTGGTAGTATTTATGCTGGCAGGGAAATTTTATTTTCACATTTTTCATCCGGGATCTATTCATGATATGTCGTTCACAATAACACGTTTTCATTGTATGATGTTCGGAGCTATTGGAGCAATTTTATACAGAGAAGAAAACAGTGTTTTTTTAAGCTTGGTTGAGAATAAAATAATGGAGCTTATTTCCTGGCTTGTAATATTCCTGTCGTGTGAAGTTTTATCAATTTACCTGTTGTAA
- a CDS encoding T9SS type A sorting domain-containing protein, producing MTAKISYILFVLLVFNTSLIFSQSIFQKSIPNTISVRGLQQLDSNRIAIITNDPVNWDSLMLSIIDSSGNVVLQRSLNVAGYSHESIEMEKTLDGGLIILCHNYSCMIKIDRTFNIEWMKLYIQYTRTVAGGAIKQLPDSGYIICGYVIDSISDKLLFKTDKTGRVEWSKTYNSTRYENLSCIEVTPDGGFIFSGINGDQTSLCGIPLTRTDSAGNILWSKVYGNCGDNAQAISITSDGGFIICGGNDVGVPSPKSAILFKIDSLGGIQWSKSISSFGNTYFSGRGVGQMFDGNYFLGGIRNLSNSGSDYDIFLMKFDANGDTLWSRVYGSSGNEKAFHFIQLINHGFIIGGQARDNSFGQPGYNAYLLSIDSLGEGGCNNLATNFEITNNPFQIRIDSVIGVNGGIFIDSLSANSSIGTAQIIDLCSLTDAGVEKENHPEIIVFPNPTNNAISLNVGLLTGDLSYEISDSNGLRILNGSIKAIQSEKKVIEIELGKNINLSGTYLVSIFSGSEKIAGKQFIFVK from the coding sequence ATGACGGCGAAAATTTCCTATATCCTTTTTGTTTTACTCGTATTTAATACATCATTAATTTTTTCGCAAAGTATTTTCCAGAAATCAATTCCAAATACAATTAGTGTAAGAGGTCTTCAGCAATTAGACAGTAATAGAATCGCTATTATTACAAATGACCCTGTCAATTGGGACTCACTAATGTTATCAATTATTGATAGTTCCGGAAATGTAGTTTTGCAAAGGTCATTAAATGTTGCAGGTTATTCTCACGAATCAATAGAGATGGAGAAGACTCTGGATGGCGGATTAATTATACTATGTCATAATTATTCATGCATGATAAAAATTGATCGGACCTTTAATATAGAGTGGATGAAACTTTACATCCAGTATACAAGGACTGTTGCAGGTGGTGCAATTAAGCAATTACCCGATTCAGGTTATATTATTTGTGGATATGTTATTGATTCAATTAGCGATAAATTGTTATTTAAAACTGATAAAACAGGAAGAGTTGAATGGTCTAAAACTTATAATTCGACCAGGTATGAAAATCTTTCATGTATTGAAGTTACCCCGGATGGAGGTTTTATTTTTTCCGGTATTAATGGAGATCAAACTTCACTCTGCGGAATTCCTTTGACCAGGACTGATTCTGCAGGCAATATTTTATGGTCAAAAGTATATGGGAACTGTGGAGATAATGCTCAGGCAATATCAATAACTTCCGATGGCGGATTTATTATTTGTGGAGGAAATGATGTTGGAGTTCCTTCTCCAAAGTCGGCAATTCTTTTTAAAATTGATAGCCTTGGCGGCATTCAATGGTCGAAATCTATTTCATCATTTGGCAATACATATTTTTCCGGACGAGGTGTTGGACAAATGTTTGACGGGAATTATTTTTTAGGAGGTATCCGCAACCTTTCAAATTCAGGAAGCGATTATGATATTTTCTTAATGAAATTTGACGCCAATGGTGATACTTTGTGGTCAAGAGTTTATGGAAGTTCAGGGAATGAAAAAGCGTTTCATTTTATCCAATTAATTAATCATGGTTTTATTATTGGCGGTCAGGCAAGGGACAATAGTTTTGGTCAACCCGGATACAATGCCTATTTATTGAGTATTGATTCTCTTGGCGAAGGAGGCTGCAATAATTTAGCAACTAATTTTGAGATAACAAACAATCCATTCCAGATAAGAATTGATTCTGTTATCGGTGTAAATGGCGGAATTTTTATTGATAGCTTAAGTGCAAATTCTTCTATAGGAACTGCTCAGATCATCGACTTGTGTTCTTTAACCGATGCTGGAGTTGAAAAAGAAAATCATCCTGAAATAATTGTATTCCCGAATCCGACAAATAATGCAATTAGTTTGAATGTAGGTTTATTAACGGGAGATCTTTCTTATGAAATTTCAGATTCAAATGGATTGAGAATATTAAATGGAAGTATTAAGGCAATTCAAAGCGAAAAAAAAGTAATTGAAATTGAACTAGGGAAAAATATAAATCTATCCGGAACTTATCTGGTTTCAATATTTTCCGGTTCTGAAAAAATCGCCGGAAAGCAATTTATATTTGTAAAATAG
- a CDS encoding insulinase family protein, whose protein sequence is MKKIIIAGMFLICFVAARAQEIVQLPIPKSGKVTLRYMFRNGSICDPAGKEGLTSITTDMIVESGTSKMSSTDIRKMIYPWSASMSSSTDKEVAIISFQVPSQYLDEFYTKVVRELLLHPSFTKSDFDRLLSNQQNYVEQVIRQSSDEELGKKYLESFIFRGTPYAQLNEGNVASVKTLTVEDAKKQYQAYFTNSNVLIGIAGDYPVSFVTKVKADAGLLSVSKPNLPQISMPAQPKGLTVEIVSKKGALGSAVSAGFPMNITRSNDEFAALMVANSWLGEHRKSYSRLYKKIREERSMNYGDYTYIEWYENGGGNMLPPSGTPRSLNYFSIWLRPVQTAKGLKGQYKELDSIKIGHAHYAIRMAIREMDNLIKNGLTAEDFEATRDFLKSYSKLYIETPSRKLGYMMDSKFYGRKDWINELDALLAKLTLADVNNAIKKYWQVQNMDIVIVTDESEVNDLAESLRAGTVSPMSYSDNLKATLPKTILEEDDVVAKYPLEVREVKVVKIEDTFLK, encoded by the coding sequence ATGAAAAAAATAATTATAGCAGGAATGTTTCTGATCTGCTTCGTTGCTGCAAGAGCACAGGAGATCGTACAACTTCCAATTCCCAAATCGGGAAAAGTTACCCTTCGTTATATGTTCCGGAACGGATCAATATGTGATCCTGCCGGTAAAGAAGGTCTTACAAGTATTACAACAGATATGATCGTTGAAAGCGGCACTTCAAAAATGTCTTCTACAGACATTCGCAAAATGATCTACCCTTGGTCTGCAAGTATGAGCAGTTCAACTGATAAAGAGGTTGCAATCATTTCGTTTCAGGTACCATCACAGTATCTTGACGAATTTTATACAAAAGTAGTACGTGAATTATTATTACATCCTTCATTCACAAAAAGTGATTTTGATCGTTTACTTTCTAATCAGCAGAATTATGTAGAGCAGGTAATCCGTCAATCTTCGGATGAAGAATTAGGAAAAAAATATCTGGAGTCATTCATCTTCCGCGGTACTCCTTATGCTCAGTTGAATGAAGGTAATGTTGCAAGTGTAAAAACACTTACAGTTGAAGATGCAAAAAAGCAATATCAGGCTTACTTTACAAACAGTAATGTGCTCATTGGAATTGCCGGCGATTATCCTGTGTCGTTTGTTACGAAAGTAAAAGCAGACGCCGGACTTTTATCAGTATCAAAACCAAATTTGCCACAGATCAGTATGCCGGCACAGCCAAAAGGTTTAACGGTTGAAATTGTTTCTAAAAAAGGAGCATTAGGTTCTGCTGTTTCTGCGGGTTTCCCAATGAACATTACTCGTTCTAATGATGAGTTCGCAGCACTTATGGTTGCAAACAGCTGGTTGGGTGAACACAGAAAGTCGTATTCAAGATTGTATAAAAAAATCCGTGAAGAACGTTCAATGAACTATGGCGATTACACTTACATTGAATGGTATGAGAATGGTGGAGGTAATATGTTGCCGCCATCAGGAACTCCACGTTCTTTAAATTATTTCAGTATCTGGCTGCGTCCGGTGCAAACTGCGAAAGGTTTGAAAGGACAATATAAAGAACTCGATAGTATTAAGATCGGTCACGCACATTATGCAATCAGAATGGCTATCCGTGAAATGGATAATCTGATCAAGAATGGTTTGACAGCAGAAGATTTCGAAGCAACACGCGACTTTCTGAAAAGCTACAGCAAACTTTACATTGAAACGCCTTCAAGAAAATTAGGATATATGATGGATTCTAAATTTTACGGAAGAAAAGACTGGATCAATGAACTCGATGCTCTGCTTGCTAAACTTACACTTGCTGATGTAAATAATGCAATCAAAAAATACTGGCAGGTTCAGAATATGGATATAGTTATTGTTACTGATGAATCAGAAGTTAATGATCTTGCAGAAAGTCTGCGTGCCGGAACAGTTTCTCCGATGTCATATTCAGACAACCTGAAAGCGACACTTCCTAAAACGATTCTTGAAGAAGATGATGTAGTAGCAAAATATCCGCTGGAAGTTCGTGAAGTGAAGGTGGTGAAGATTGAAGATACGTTTTTGAAGTAA
- a CDS encoding insulinase family protein, producing the protein MLLHKKVNDLAKKYFGAWKTGTYVSTVPAEPAQKETKYTNLQKEGFPPYLSLNFKGPGYDPKSIDFPALDLLCAAYFGENSDLYNKLVIQEQKVRSIGADSYTTRDPYLISVEASLVDATDFGYIRKEMERVLEEAKNKPIDGKILQETKMNFRNSAIMSIDNPTAIAQNLSHFTWVSGDPEQLNSYFGMYDRVTPQDIMRVAQKYFLPQRLTIGTIAPTEKVTF; encoded by the coding sequence ATGTTACTGCACAAAAAAGTAAACGACCTTGCAAAAAAATATTTCGGAGCATGGAAAACGGGAACATATGTGTCAACTGTTCCTGCAGAACCAGCACAGAAAGAAACAAAATATACTAACCTTCAAAAAGAAGGTTTCCCTCCTTACTTAAGTCTGAATTTTAAAGGCCCGGGTTACGATCCGAAATCAATTGATTTTCCTGCATTGGATCTTCTTTGTGCTGCATACTTCGGCGAAAATTCTGATTTGTATAACAAACTTGTAATCCAGGAACAAAAAGTAAGATCAATCGGTGCTGATTCTTATACGACTCGTGATCCTTATCTGATCTCTGTTGAAGCCTCATTAGTTGATGCTACTGACTTCGGTTATATCCGTAAAGAAATGGAAAGAGTGTTGGAAGAAGCAAAAAATAAACCGATTGATGGTAAGATTCTTCAGGAGACAAAAATGAATTTCAGAAATTCAGCGATCATGTCAATTGATAATCCAACAGCAATCGCTCAGAACTTAAGTCACTTCACATGGGTGAGCGGTGATCCGGAACAACTTAATTCATATTTCGGTATGTACGATAGAGTTACTCCGCAGGATATCATGCGTGTTGCGCAGAAATATTTTTTACCGCAGCGATTAACGATAGGTACAATCGCACCAACAGAGAAAGTAACATTCTAA
- a CDS encoding insulinase family protein: MKTNRIVTGSLAFLMLFTGSNAFSQDKAKPRPKSEPKATPTQQKLVKLAPPYAQDEGKTMTPPERKIFPYPILQTKLDNGLNVVTVPYQSPGIAAFYIVVRTGSRNEVEPGHTGFAHFFEHMMFRGTDLYPKDKYGAVLKSTGASANANTSLDRTLYHMTGDANKLETMFMLEADRFQNLKYSIQDFKTEAGAVKGEYTKNSANPYTKLNEMIQNTAFESHTYKHTTMGFFEDIVDMPNQYDYSIEFFNRYYRPEYCTIIVVGDVTAQKSKRPCKKIFRSMENGNICVNCSCRTSTERNKIY; this comes from the coding sequence ATGAAAACAAATCGAATAGTTACCGGAAGCCTTGCCTTCCTGATGCTTTTCACCGGGTCAAATGCTTTCTCTCAAGACAAAGCCAAACCAAGACCGAAAAGTGAACCCAAAGCAACACCAACTCAGCAAAAACTGGTAAAGTTAGCCCCGCCTTATGCTCAAGATGAAGGTAAGACGATGACACCACCGGAAAGAAAGATTTTTCCGTATCCAATTCTTCAGACAAAACTGGACAATGGTTTAAATGTCGTTACAGTTCCATATCAGAGTCCCGGAATTGCTGCTTTTTATATTGTTGTTCGCACAGGTTCACGAAATGAAGTTGAACCGGGACACACAGGTTTCGCTCACTTCTTTGAACACATGATGTTCAGAGGAACTGATCTTTATCCAAAAGATAAATATGGCGCCGTACTAAAATCAACAGGTGCTTCAGCAAATGCAAATACCAGTCTTGACAGAACACTTTATCATATGACCGGCGATGCTAACAAACTTGAAACAATGTTCATGCTTGAAGCTGATCGTTTTCAAAATCTGAAATATTCTATTCAGGATTTTAAAACAGAAGCCGGAGCAGTGAAAGGTGAATACACAAAAAATTCAGCGAACCCTTATACCAAGCTGAATGAAATGATTCAGAATACTGCTTTCGAAAGCCATACATATAAGCATACAACAATGGGCTTCTTCGAAGACATCGTTGATATGCCGAATCAATATGATTACTCAATCGAATTCTTCAACCGTTATTACCGTCCGGAATATTGTACGATCATAGTTGTAGGTGATGTTACTGCACAAAAAAGTAAACGACCTTGCAAAAAAATATTTCGGAGCATGGAAAACGGGAACATATGTGTCAACTGTTCCTGCAGAACCAGCACAGAAAGAAACAAAATATACTAA
- a CDS encoding carboxypeptidase-like regulatory domain-containing protein → MIKSTIILLLFSYTITYSQNNLKGIITNAENTPLSKTTVFIPELQKVIITDSLGNYELTDLPTSSVIVQYSCIGYKTIAEKVEITGVTTKNISLESGYTLLNEVLITSNNTYQTEKFPISIASVRYTHANHAISLTNDLSYLPGIDKISLGNGISKPVIRGLSFNQIALYTQGTRIENQQWDDHHDLGISELGIENVEIVKGPAALIYGADAIGGALVFIDEKPAANGTSSGSANLGFHSNTLGLTADAGIKSANSKGMFYGLRIGGTSHTSYVQGESEEEIKPNGEEEEFAANSKFMNYAGKFNIGVSKKWGISKLSYSFLDQEIGIVEDEGEATGGILVDEEEEQRERELEAPYQSVVSQIISSENTVFLKNSKLNLNLAYQLNNRKEFEPLPNKQKELAIGLDLNVITYDVKWTSNSAKAFWCYDRFSGNISGKQKQRPGINSSRCRWFRCGSLWNCPV, encoded by the coding sequence ATGATAAAATCGACAATTATATTGTTGCTGTTTTCCTATACCATTACTTATTCACAAAACAATCTGAAGGGAATAATCACCAATGCGGAAAATACCCCGCTATCAAAAACCACTGTATTTATACCCGAACTGCAAAAAGTAATTATAACAGATTCACTTGGAAATTATGAATTAACAGATTTACCAACAAGTAGTGTTATTGTGCAATACTCCTGTATCGGGTATAAAACGATTGCAGAAAAAGTTGAGATCACAGGAGTAACGACGAAAAACATTTCACTGGAATCAGGTTATACTCTTTTGAACGAAGTTCTCATAACCTCCAACAATACTTATCAAACTGAAAAATTTCCTATTTCAATTGCATCTGTAAGATACACTCATGCAAATCACGCAATATCGTTAACGAATGATCTATCATATTTACCCGGCATTGACAAGATCTCATTAGGTAATGGGATTTCTAAACCTGTTATCCGCGGATTGTCATTTAATCAAATTGCACTTTATACTCAGGGTACACGAATCGAAAATCAACAATGGGACGATCATCATGATCTGGGCATATCAGAGCTTGGTATTGAAAATGTCGAAATCGTGAAAGGACCTGCGGCTTTAATTTACGGAGCTGATGCAATTGGCGGAGCGTTGGTTTTTATTGATGAAAAACCGGCAGCAAATGGTACCAGTTCAGGTAGTGCTAACCTCGGATTTCATTCCAACACTTTAGGACTGACTGCTGATGCCGGAATAAAATCAGCGAATTCAAAAGGAATGTTCTATGGTTTAAGAATCGGTGGTACATCTCATACAAGTTATGTTCAGGGCGAATCTGAAGAAGAGATAAAACCAAACGGTGAAGAAGAAGAGTTTGCTGCCAATAGTAAGTTTATGAATTATGCCGGTAAATTTAATATCGGTGTTTCTAAGAAATGGGGAATCAGTAAGCTTTCATATAGTTTCCTTGATCAGGAAATCGGGATTGTAGAAGATGAAGGTGAAGCAACTGGTGGTATATTAGTAGACGAAGAAGAGGAACAAAGAGAACGCGAACTGGAAGCACCATATCAAAGTGTCGTTTCGCAAATTATCTCCAGTGAGAACACGGTCTTTCTTAAAAATTCAAAACTGAATCTGAATTTAGCTTATCAGTTAAACAACAGGAAAGAGTTTGAGCCATTGCCAAACAAACAGAAAGAACTTGCAATTGGGCTAGATCTGAATGTAATTACCTATGACGTAAAATGGACCAGTAATTCTGCAAAAGCATTTTGGTGTTACGATCGGTTCTCAGGGAACATTTCTGGAAAACAAAAACAACGGCCGGGAATCAATAGTTCCCGATGCCGATGGTTCAGATGTGGCAGCTTATGGAATTGTCCGGTATGA
- a CDS encoding TonB-dependent receptor gives MAAYGIVRYDSKRFNLIGGFRFDAKSLEAESFEEGNEMEEDTFIMFQENDTITKPEVEIERDYSPTSFSLGGTFLLNNNLSLKGNIATGFTAPNYAQLGTFGKHEGTFRFERGNVDLKVEQNLEGDLGLVWKGKSFSVDLSAYTNMISDYIYIANTGDSVVRITPDARDTFALYEYRQNGATFTGGEIQIRYFPQSASWLNINLGYSKLEASLKIGGNVPYIPSDKLVGEIKLLKKQLWKFKDTYFSMKISNYEKRVDVAEYELSSDSYSLLDISVGGSFRLFKQQAGISIFCTNLKNEAYFNQLSLVKYIGVRDMGRNIGFNLHVPFGL, from the coding sequence GTGGCAGCTTATGGAATTGTCCGGTATGACTCTAAAAGGTTTAATCTGATCGGTGGTTTCCGTTTTGATGCCAAAAGTCTTGAAGCCGAAAGTTTCGAAGAAGGAAATGAAATGGAAGAAGATACGTTCATAATGTTCCAAGAGAATGATACAATAACAAAACCTGAAGTTGAAATTGAACGTGACTACTCTCCGACATCTTTCTCCCTCGGCGGAACCTTTCTTCTAAACAACAATCTTAGTTTAAAAGGAAATATTGCAACCGGATTCACTGCACCAAATTACGCGCAACTCGGCACCTTCGGAAAGCACGAAGGTACTTTTCGTTTTGAACGTGGAAATGTTGACCTGAAAGTCGAACAAAATCTGGAAGGTGATCTTGGTTTGGTATGGAAAGGAAAGAGCTTCAGTGTTGATCTTAGCGCTTACACTAACATGATCAGTGACTATATTTATATAGCTAACACCGGAGATTCAGTTGTGAGAATAACTCCTGATGCAAGAGATACTTTCGCATTATATGAATACCGACAAAACGGCGCAACCTTTACAGGAGGTGAAATTCAGATCAGGTATTTTCCTCAGAGTGCTTCGTGGCTGAATATAAATCTGGGATATTCAAAACTTGAAGCGTCCTTGAAAATTGGTGGCAATGTTCCCTATATTCCATCTGACAAATTGGTGGGTGAAATCAAATTATTGAAAAAGCAATTATGGAAATTTAAGGACACATACTTTTCAATGAAGATAAGTAATTACGAAAAGAGAGTGGACGTTGCAGAATATGAACTATCAAGCGATAGCTATAGTTTACTGGATATTTCTGTTGGAGGTTCATTCCGATTATTTAAACAACAGGCAGGCATTAGCATCTTCTGCACCAATCTGAAGAATGAAGCTTACTTCAATCAATTGTCACTGGTAAAATACATTGGCGTAAGAGACATGGGAAGGAATATCGGATTCAATTTGCATGTGCCTTTTGGGTTATAA
- a CDS encoding T9SS type A sorting domain-containing protein, giving the protein MPIADLVIYPYNSSLIYAATEEGGFKTIDGGVNWVRWNNGLPESVFMTEMKGIDSVATNGKYYVRCSTFGRGIWQREISGDDITGIQSNSYQIMNLSIPFYNLQEETITFDYFVPELSNVKISIFDMFGREIETIANNLMQHGDYHVKEQINNLSSGIYFCRMILNNNFSKVQKFVVTK; this is encoded by the coding sequence GTGCCTATTGCTGATCTAGTTATTTATCCATATAACTCAAGTTTAATTTATGCAGCTACTGAAGAAGGCGGGTTTAAAACAATCGATGGAGGTGTGAATTGGGTTCGATGGAATAATGGACTACCAGAAAGTGTTTTTATGACTGAAATGAAAGGCATAGATAGTGTGGCAACAAATGGTAAATATTATGTAAGATGTTCAACATTTGGAAGAGGAATTTGGCAAAGAGAAATTTCAGGTGATGATATAACTGGAATACAATCCAATTCTTATCAAATTATGAACTTGTCAATTCCTTTTTATAATCTGCAGGAAGAAACAATTACTTTTGACTATTTTGTTCCCGAATTAAGTAATGTTAAAATTTCTATTTTTGATATGTTTGGAAGGGAAATCGAAACGATTGCAAATAATTTAATGCAGCATGGTGATTATCATGTTAAAGAACAAATTAACAATTTATCATCCGGAATCTATTTTTGCAGAATGATTCTAAATAATAATTTTAGTAAAGTCCAGAAATTCGTAGTAACTAAATAG
- a CDS encoding gliding motility lipoprotein GldH yields MNLKLPFKKYFSNLFMLVALLSLSSCDRNVVFEDNVKLPENRWEQNNAVQFTVDIQDTISSHNLYINLRNAGGYQFSNIFLFFTTTSPSGKMERDTLELTLADASGKWLGDGMGDIWDNRQLFKRGFRFPESGKYIFQLEQAMRIDPLPQIMDAGIRIEKAN; encoded by the coding sequence ATGAATCTCAAACTTCCATTCAAAAAGTATTTTTCAAATTTATTCATGCTCGTTGCATTGCTTTCGCTTTCATCGTGCGACCGCAATGTTGTTTTTGAAGACAATGTTAAACTTCCCGAAAATCGTTGGGAACAAAATAATGCTGTTCAATTTACTGTAGACATTCAGGATACAATTTCATCGCATAATCTTTACATCAATCTGAGAAATGCCGGCGGATATCAATTCAGTAATATATTTTTATTTTTCACCACCACATCGCCATCAGGAAAAATGGAACGCGATACTTTAGAACTTACTCTTGCTGATGCAAGTGGTAAATGGCTGGGCGATGGTATGGGTGATATCTGGGACAATCGTCAGCTTTTTAAAAGAGGTTTTCGTTTTCCTGAATCCGGAAAATATATTTTTCAGCTAGAACAAGCAATGCGAATTGATCCGCTGCCACAGATTATGGATGCAGGGATTCGGATTGAGAAAGCGAATTAG